The Microbacterium sp. W4I20 genome segment TACCTCGACACCGGGGTCACCGGCGCCATCGACATGGCCTTCGACGAGTACGGACTCGCCGCGCTGCAGCGTGCCCAGGAGCGGCACGGGGGAGAGCTGCCGATCCGCGTCGCCGCGCACTGGATCATCGTCAACACCGGTGAGGACGAGGCGAATCTGGCGCAGGTCGCCCGGGCCGCCGAACTCGCACGAGACGACTCGTCGCCGTGGCTCCGCGTCGTCGGGATCAAGCTGGTCCTCGACGGAGTGATCGACGCGTGCACCGCGGCGATGCGGCATCCGTACGCCGACGGCACGAATGCCGAACCGATCTGGCCGGTCGGGCAGCTCAATCCGGTCGTTGCGGCGGCGGATGCTGCGGGACTCCAGGTCGCCCAGCACGCGATCGGCGACTACGCCAGCGAGATCGCCCTGGACGCGATCGAGCACGCCATCGCCACCAACGGCGATCGGGCGCGTCGCCACCGCATCGAGCACCTCGAGTACGCGGCGCCCGGCACGGCCGAGCGGATGGCGCGACTCGGCGTGACGGCATCGATGCAGCCCGTGCACAGCGATCCCGCGATCTTCGCGAACTGGGCGGAGATGCTCGGCGATGATCGCGTCGACCGTGCGTTCCCCTGGCCCGAGTACGAGGATGCCGGCACGCTGCTGGCCTTCTCGACCGATGCGCCGACCGCTCCGCACGAGGCGCTGGCGAACATGTACGTCGCGACGACCCGGGCCTCGGCCCTCGACCGGTCGGTCCCCGCCATCCACCCGCAGTTCGCCCTTCCGCTGGCATCGGCGATCGGGCACGCGACGCGGGATGCCGCGGCATCCGTCGGCGATGGAGACTGGCGCGGACGCCTCGCGCCGGGATTCGCCGCCGACTTCGTCGTGGTCGACACCGATCTGTTCAGCGAGGAGCCGTCGTCGCTCCTCGAGGCGCGCGTGATCGAGACGGTGGTCGCCGGAAGATCGCGGTATCGGGCGGGGTAGGCGCGGCGGAACTCAGCCTCGCGCGTGATCGCCGTGCATCGGCGATTGACGGGAGTGATGAGCCGTGCGCCGGAGGGGTATGCCCTCTCGACGCCCCGTCCCCAGACGGATGCCGAGAGGGCCACCGTCCATCCCGGACGGCGGGGAGGCGGCGAAGATATCGCTGCGCTCAATGGCTGATTCCCCAGTCCTCAGCCCGTAGCCCCCGCTACTCATAGCAGAATAGCGCGCTTTTGTCTTGTCCGCCATTTGGGGGACAAAGAAACCTACGAAACTTATCGGTACGCAGAGCCGGTTGTCTTTCTCGCGGCGTTTCATAGGGTGTAGTCATGGACAGATTGCTCGTACTCGCCGCCCAGGTCGCCATCCCGCACGGCCATCGAGTCGAGGTGACCGAGCAGCTCGACCCGCTCACGGACGAGCCCGTCCTCGTCGCCGTGGCCGATCTCGACACCGGCATCCGCTATCGCCGCACGGACGATCCGCGAGGCGACGTCTCGCGGTGGATCGGCAGGGTCCTCGAGTGTTCGATCACGTTCGGGAGCGGTGCAGCCCGCACGGTGCTGCGAGTCGATCCGATCTCTCCGGGCGCGACGGGAGCGAAGGTGGCTCTGCGTGACGCGGATGCGGCGGCGGATGCTGCGAAGGCCGAGGCCGACCGCTGGGGTGGAACCGACCGTCCGCCGGTGGAGGAGCCCGAGCGGTTCTGGTGAACGCACGGCGCTCGGGTTCTGCCGACGCCGCCGCCCCGGGACTCACCGGAAGTCCCTGGATCGATGGGTCAGACCGGTGCGGAGGTCTTCGAACGCGTCGGCGAGCACATTGATCACGCCCTCCTCCGAGCGTTCCAGGATGCCGCGGATGATGAGAGCGGGAGAGTCCCTGGCCACGCGGCGATAGCGGCTCCACACCCCCGTCGAGCAGACGACGTTCACCAGCCCGCTCTCATCCTCGAGGTTCATGAAGGTGATGCCGGATGCCGTGGCGGGACGCTGGCGGTGAGTGACGAGGCCGGCGACCTCGATGCGTCTGCCGGGCTCGTTCGACCGCAGAGCGGCGGCGGTCAGAACTCCTCGATCGTTCAGGGCGCTGCGGAAGTGCGCCATCGGGTGGTCGTCGGTGGACACTCCGGTCGCCCAGAGGTCGGCGGAGAGTCGCTCGTAGCTGGTCTGATCGGCGAACAGGGGCGGCTGCACGGCGACCGATGTTCCGGGGAGGAACCGTGACCGGTCGTCTGCGGCGGCACCGGCCAGCCAGATCGCCTCCCGCCGCTCCAGGCCGAGGCAGGCGAATGCGCCGGCGGTGGCGAGGGCCTCCACCTGTGCGGCGGTGGCATCCGTTCGACGCACCAGATCGTGCAGGTCGCGGTAGAGGCCGTGCGCCTCGCGCTCGGCGACGATCTTCTCGGCCAGCGGGACGCCGATCCCGCGGACGCCGCTGAGCCCGAGCCGCACCGCATAGGCGCCGTCCCTGCGGTGGGCCCCCGACTCGTCGGGCGCGTTCCGGTCGAACCGGAGGGTCGGCGGCTGCGGATCGGCGAGGCAGCCGTCCAGCCCGGTCGGAGCCCGAACCCCAGGCTCGGTCAACGGCTCCAGAGTCTCGGTCGCCCCGGATGCGTGCAGGTCGGGTCGGCGCACCTCCACGCCATGGCGCCGTGCATCTGCCGTCAGGCTGCTGGCGGAGTAGAAGCCCATCGGCTGGGAGCGCAGGAGCCCGGCGAGGAACGCGGCGGGATAGTGCAGCTTCAACCAGGAGCTGGCGTACACCAGCAGAGCGAACGACAGCGAATGGGACTCGGCGAACCCGAAGTTCGAGAACGCTTGGATCTGCGCGTAGATGCGATCGGAGGCCTCGACGTCGAGCCCTCGCCGTGCCATGCCCGCGTACAGCTTCTCGCGCACCCGCTCGATCTTCTCCAGACCGCGCTTGGACCCCATCGCCCGTCGCAGCAGGTCGGCCTCGTCGGCCGTGCAGTCGCCGATCGCCGTGGCCATCTGGATGAGCTGCTCCTGGAAGATCGGGATGCCGAGGGTGCGTTCCAGGATCGGCTCGAGGTCGCTGTGGGGGTAGGGGATGGGGAACGCCAGCGGAGCCTCACCGCGTGCCGCGCGTTCGCGGTT includes the following:
- a CDS encoding amidohydrolase; this translates as MTTRYLNGRIFTADTDPERTWAEAFTVDGETITFVGSTADAPDADETVDLEGRLVLPGFTDAHTHLLMAGSALGQVPLTAARTLDEIQTLLRDARAANPDAVALRGRGWLFDSVPGGAPTAAMIDEAVADIPVYLDANDYHSCWVNTAALVELGITRDTADPIGGRIARDAEGEPTGLLFETAATQYAWAHNDATTTDADRDADVERVIAAYLDTGVTGAIDMAFDEYGLAALQRAQERHGGELPIRVAAHWIIVNTGEDEANLAQVARAAELARDDSSPWLRVVGIKLVLDGVIDACTAAMRHPYADGTNAEPIWPVGQLNPVVAAADAAGLQVAQHAIGDYASEIALDAIEHAIATNGDRARRHRIEHLEYAAPGTAERMARLGVTASMQPVHSDPAIFANWAEMLGDDRVDRAFPWPEYEDAGTLLAFSTDAPTAPHEALANMYVATTRASALDRSVPAIHPQFALPLASAIGHATRDAAASVGDGDWRGRLAPGFAADFVVVDTDLFSEEPSSLLEARVIETVVAGRSRYRAG